One part of the Hyphomicrobiales bacterium genome encodes these proteins:
- a CDS encoding DUF5368 domain-containing protein encodes MKELTFGTMIAVFEEIFGRGLFWAMVVVAALITAAYLFVLIRDRSVSWRKFLLAQLSMPVGAVAAVLFVQAVTDSSFADIGGPVDIVVLLGIAVLGAVGMAILVYTLEALIGSRRTAGGEAP; translated from the coding sequence ATGAAAGAACTGACATTTGGAACCATGATCGCCGTGTTTGAGGAGATCTTTGGCCGCGGCCTGTTTTGGGCGATGGTTGTCGTCGCCGCTCTGATCACAGCTGCTTATCTGTTCGTCTTGATACGGGACCGCTCGGTGAGCTGGCGGAAATTTCTGTTGGCGCAGCTGTCGATGCCCGTCGGCGCCGTCGCGGCGGTGTTGTTCGTGCAGGCCGTGACGGATTCATCCTTCGCCGATATAGGCGGGCCAGTCGACATTGTCGTGCTTCTCGGCATTGCCGTTCTTGGCGCAGTCGGCATGGCGATCTTGGTCTACACCCTTGAAGCGCTCATCGGCAGCCGAAGGACGGCGGGTGGCGAGGCGCCCTAG
- a CDS encoding glycosyltransferase family 2 protein — protein sequence MPFSIFLITRNEEARLGQVLDAVVGLSDDIVVVDSGSDDGTVAIAEAKGARVFHRDWSGYGAQKRFAEDQCRHNWLLNLDADEVVTPALHDELSALFASGEPAPGASKVRILNLYPGDTKPRPFANDYNVVRLYHRDAGRYRDDPVYDRVVLQEGVMPGQLAAPIHHHSITSWFHMVDKANRFTSHEIGKIAAKPRWMLMLRLLTEMPLQFLRNYILRGHWLGGWKGFVFALNTAFLRTLRIAKALEQKDNQGA from the coding sequence ATGCCGTTTTCCATCTTTCTGATTACCCGCAATGAAGAGGCACGCCTCGGTCAAGTGCTTGATGCGGTCGTGGGTCTCAGCGACGATATTGTCGTTGTTGATAGCGGATCCGACGATGGCACGGTCGCAATCGCCGAGGCCAAGGGCGCGCGGGTTTTTCACCGCGATTGGAGCGGCTATGGCGCACAAAAACGCTTCGCCGAAGACCAGTGCCGCCACAACTGGCTTCTCAATCTCGATGCGGATGAGGTCGTAACCCCAGCTTTGCATGACGAGCTGAGCGCCTTGTTCGCATCCGGTGAACCTGCGCCTGGGGCCTCCAAAGTTCGCATTCTTAACCTCTACCCAGGCGATACCAAACCCCGTCCATTCGCCAATGACTACAATGTCGTTCGGCTCTACCATCGTGATGCCGGACGCTATCGCGACGATCCGGTGTATGACCGTGTCGTGCTGCAAGAGGGGGTAATGCCGGGTCAGCTTGCCGCGCCGATCCATCACCATTCGATCACCAGTTGGTTTCACATGGTGGACAAGGCCAACAGGTTCACTAGCCATGAGATCGGCAAGATTGCCGCCAAACCGCGCTGGATGTTGATGCTCCGTCTGCTCACCGAAATGCCGTTGCAGTTCCTGCGCAATTATATCTTGCGTGGGCACTGGCTGGGTGGCTGGAAGGGCTTTGTTTTTGCGCTCAACACGGCGTTCCTTCGAACCCTTAGGATTGCTAAGGCCCTCGAGCAGAAGGACAATCAAGGCGCCTAA